The proteins below come from a single Myxococcus xanthus genomic window:
- a CDS encoding amidohydrolase family protein, which produces MEGRLLLKNCAVFRADGRVRHGMAVVVEGNTIRRMAPDAQVPVLPGDWEVACHGRLVAPGLVDCHTHLVNGQLLPPTGHFLMLPPRERLDRLRHVARLLTNEDVEALTRYAAARALRHGVTLAVEHLSCQDVAGGLAAQARAAEAVGLRLVTSHSTHGLDGAAQAQAWLDANADFTRAHRDHPLVRGALGFHASFTCDDALLRRIAELSRVLDAPTVFHLAESEDDLSSTYSQHGKRVVPRLDALGLLGPRAIAGYARVLDSAEAELLEQSGAFVALAARGVRALERGADPMDAVLSRVHLLGLGTGGHGSLQDELLAALVGVLRISRSGRLPDVDGALAHLLVNGPAELCTRLFGLPSGSVEEGSIADLVVYDVVPTADPETGYSPYLLGQLAHSPVGWTIVNGRVCVREGQLLGLDYVALSRAATEALERVWTRARLGS; this is translated from the coding sequence ATGGAAGGCCGCCTGCTTCTGAAAAACTGTGCCGTGTTCAGGGCGGACGGACGCGTCCGCCATGGCATGGCCGTGGTGGTGGAAGGCAACACCATCCGCCGCATGGCTCCGGACGCCCAGGTGCCCGTGCTGCCCGGGGACTGGGAAGTCGCCTGTCATGGCCGGCTGGTGGCGCCAGGCCTGGTGGACTGTCACACGCACCTCGTCAACGGCCAGTTGCTGCCGCCGACGGGACACTTCCTGATGCTCCCGCCCCGCGAGCGCCTGGACCGGCTCCGGCACGTGGCGCGGCTGCTCACGAACGAGGACGTGGAGGCCCTCACCCGCTACGCGGCGGCCCGGGCCCTGCGTCACGGCGTCACCCTGGCGGTGGAGCACCTGTCCTGCCAGGACGTGGCCGGAGGACTCGCCGCCCAGGCTCGCGCCGCGGAGGCGGTGGGCTTGCGGTTGGTGACGAGCCACTCCACCCACGGATTGGACGGCGCCGCGCAGGCGCAGGCGTGGCTGGACGCCAACGCGGACTTCACGCGCGCGCATCGGGACCACCCGCTGGTCCGGGGGGCGCTTGGCTTCCATGCGTCGTTCACCTGTGACGACGCGCTGCTGCGCCGCATCGCGGAGCTGAGCCGGGTGCTGGACGCGCCCACCGTCTTCCATCTCGCGGAGAGCGAGGACGACCTCTCCTCCACCTACTCGCAGCACGGCAAACGCGTGGTTCCGCGGCTGGATGCGCTGGGGCTGCTCGGGCCGCGTGCCATCGCGGGCTATGCGCGCGTGCTGGACAGCGCGGAGGCGGAGCTGCTGGAGCAGAGCGGTGCCTTCGTGGCGCTGGCGGCCCGGGGCGTGCGCGCGCTGGAGCGTGGCGCGGACCCCATGGACGCGGTGCTGTCGCGGGTCCACCTGCTGGGGCTCGGCACCGGGGGCCATGGCAGCCTCCAGGACGAACTGCTCGCCGCGCTGGTGGGCGTGCTGCGCATCTCCCGTTCCGGAAGGCTGCCGGACGTGGATGGCGCGCTGGCGCACCTGCTCGTCAACGGCCCGGCGGAGCTGTGCACGCGGCTGTTCGGCCTGCCCTCCGGGAGCGTGGAGGAGGGGAGCATCGCGGACCTCGTCGTCTACGACGTCGTGCCCACCGCGGATCCGGAGACGGGCTACTCGCCCTATCTGCTCGGGCAACTGGCGCATTCGCCGGTGGGATGGACCATCGTGAACGGCCGGGTCTGCGTGCGGGAGGGGCAGTTGCTGGGGCTCGACTACGTGGCGCTTTCCCGTGCGGCGACCGAGGCGCTGGAGCGTGTCTGGACGCGCGCGCGTCTGGGCAGTTGA
- a CDS encoding MerR family transcriptional regulator, giving the protein MALTVSQVARLAKISIRALHHYDELGLLCPSDRSEAGYRLYSQADLQKLQQVLFFKELGFPLEDIRRILGDPTFDLRTALRMQRQLLTERAARLDALVHAVDAALDALEKGTHVDKEAMFEAFGDFDPSKYEEEAKQRWGNTEAYKESARRTARYKKEDWKRIKEEGDVLFQALADLLAAGTSAASAAAMDLAEAHRQYLGRWFYACPPAMHRGLGEMYVADTRFTENIDKARPGLSLFLRDAFAANAERQGAADVPCG; this is encoded by the coding sequence ATGGCCCTGACGGTGAGCCAGGTCGCCCGGCTGGCGAAAATCAGCATCCGCGCGTTGCACCACTATGACGAGCTGGGCCTGTTGTGTCCTTCGGACCGCAGCGAGGCCGGCTACCGGCTCTATTCACAGGCGGACCTCCAGAAGCTCCAACAGGTGCTCTTCTTCAAGGAGCTGGGCTTCCCGCTGGAGGACATCCGCCGCATCCTGGGCGACCCCACCTTCGACCTGCGCACCGCGCTGCGGATGCAGCGGCAGCTCCTGACGGAGCGGGCCGCCCGTCTGGACGCGCTGGTGCATGCCGTGGACGCGGCGCTGGACGCGCTGGAGAAGGGGACGCACGTGGACAAGGAAGCGATGTTCGAGGCCTTTGGCGACTTCGACCCCTCGAAGTACGAGGAGGAGGCGAAGCAGCGCTGGGGGAACACGGAGGCCTACAAGGAATCCGCCCGGAGGACGGCGCGCTACAAGAAGGAGGACTGGAAGCGCATCAAGGAGGAGGGGGACGTCCTCTTCCAGGCGTTGGCGGACCTGCTCGCGGCGGGCACCAGCGCCGCGTCGGCCGCGGCCATGGACCTGGCCGAGGCGCACCGGCAATACCTGGGCAGGTGGTTCTACGCGTGCCCACCCGCCATGCACCGGGGCCTGGGGGAGATGTACGTGGCGGATACGCGCTTCACGGAGAACATCGACAAGGCGCGCCCTGGCCTGTCGCTGTTCCTACGGGATGCCTTCGCGGCCAACGCGGAGCGACAGGGGGCCGCCGATGTTCCCTGCGGCTAG
- a CDS encoding fused MFS/spermidine synthase translates to MSSPARFPKNLVACLLFLSGGTALVYELVWSKYLGNVLGNSGQAHAVVLATFMGGQALGAFVFGRTADRAKNPLALYGLLELGVGLYALVFPYVLDVLGALWLNVAPSVPDGWRLGPRLLVSSASLLIPTLLMGGTLPALVRHFASSLSGVRYELARLYAVNSLGAAVGVFIAGTKLVPAIGLSSSAGLAAGLNILVALASLGLARRFPPALVPGQTPPAEAGDAEVSYPRIAVRAALIGVLLSGFTSMLYQVTWIRLLSIVLGASTYAFTLILTAFIMGIGLGSFWLMTRKGQVDSLRLFGRLQVALVASICVALPLYVRLPHLFRKAQWMMTRSLDTWPLFQVLTFGFCCLVLLVPTFFMGAAFPAAARVATAKVSEVGRQLGGVYLWNTVGTITGSALGVLVLMPWWGMEGNFIAGVAANLLGAGLAFHAAPGRPAQHARALWPVAATAVLALVVLGGMSGWAVRLSGIASIRSHEKPPESYAKLVADTEAIIRPIFYQDDTFATVMVADVPVDNLRFMKLNGKVDASNGSDVETQVVAGHLGALLHPREPKSVLLVGAGAAITAGSVLVHPVEHLDMVEIAPAVIDAARLFKADNRNAVDDPRTHVHVDDAKTFMALSPRKYDLVVSVPSNPWVSGVSGLFTRDFFQTVDRHLADDGVLVQWIHTYESNEDLIKLVVRTLRDTFPHATTWLGPHDLVMVASRKPLAFDAARLAERMGHPEVRKDLSRVGINDVFALLSKQVHSEAGQLEFAGEGPINTDDHNLLEYASPIAFFVSNLDVRVKDERRAPEGADRLFLHDYVQQHPPTAEQAAGLYRNIERYHAPNDPMVRGAAAQWRRLAPDSPESALALGKAALAQQDLTLAASLLEPEVARGGRAPALVTAYLRLVTAQTWASRTMWTPVGALHDTVALGREVASRHPDDEHLARALRSLCEALPRSSCEGTAQTPVAAPGGP, encoded by the coding sequence ATGTCATCTCCGGCGCGTTTTCCTAAGAACCTTGTGGCCTGCCTCCTCTTCCTGTCCGGGGGCACTGCGCTCGTTTACGAACTCGTCTGGTCCAAGTACCTCGGGAATGTCCTGGGGAACAGCGGCCAGGCGCATGCCGTGGTGCTCGCCACGTTCATGGGAGGGCAAGCGCTGGGCGCATTTGTCTTCGGGCGGACAGCCGACCGGGCAAAGAACCCCCTGGCCCTTTACGGCCTGCTGGAGCTGGGCGTGGGCCTGTACGCGCTGGTCTTCCCCTATGTGCTCGATGTGCTGGGGGCGCTATGGCTGAACGTGGCCCCGTCCGTGCCGGATGGCTGGCGACTGGGGCCCCGGCTGCTGGTCTCCTCCGCGTCGCTGCTGATTCCCACGCTGCTGATGGGCGGCACGCTGCCGGCGCTGGTGCGGCACTTCGCCTCCAGCCTGTCGGGCGTGCGCTACGAGTTGGCGCGGCTCTACGCCGTCAACAGTCTGGGCGCGGCGGTGGGTGTGTTCATCGCCGGGACGAAGCTGGTGCCCGCCATCGGCCTGTCCTCCTCGGCGGGGCTGGCCGCGGGGCTCAACATCCTGGTGGCGCTGGCCTCGCTGGGGCTGGCCCGGCGCTTCCCGCCCGCGCTGGTGCCGGGACAGACGCCCCCCGCGGAAGCGGGCGACGCGGAGGTGTCCTATCCGCGCATCGCGGTGAGGGCGGCGCTCATCGGCGTGCTGCTGTCTGGCTTCACGTCCATGCTGTACCAGGTGACGTGGATCCGCCTGCTGTCCATCGTCCTGGGCGCGTCCACCTACGCCTTCACGCTCATCCTCACCGCGTTCATCATGGGCATTGGCCTGGGCAGCTTCTGGCTGATGACGCGCAAGGGACAGGTGGACTCGCTGCGCCTGTTCGGCCGGCTCCAGGTCGCGCTGGTGGCCAGCATCTGCGTGGCGCTGCCGCTCTACGTCCGGCTGCCGCACCTATTCCGCAAGGCGCAGTGGATGATGACGCGCTCGCTGGACACCTGGCCGCTGTTCCAGGTGCTGACCTTCGGCTTCTGCTGCCTGGTGCTGCTGGTTCCCACCTTCTTCATGGGCGCGGCCTTCCCGGCGGCGGCGCGCGTGGCCACGGCCAAGGTGTCCGAGGTGGGGCGCCAGTTGGGCGGCGTCTACTTGTGGAACACGGTGGGCACGATTACGGGTTCGGCGCTGGGCGTGCTGGTGCTGATGCCGTGGTGGGGCATGGAGGGCAACTTCATCGCGGGCGTGGCGGCCAACCTGCTCGGCGCGGGGCTGGCCTTCCACGCGGCTCCCGGCCGTCCCGCACAGCACGCGCGCGCCTTGTGGCCGGTGGCCGCCACGGCGGTGCTGGCGCTGGTGGTGCTGGGCGGGATGAGCGGCTGGGCGGTGCGGTTGTCGGGCATCGCCTCCATCCGCTCCCACGAGAAGCCGCCGGAGAGCTACGCGAAGCTGGTGGCGGACACGGAGGCCATCATCCGCCCCATCTTCTACCAGGACGACACCTTCGCCACGGTGATGGTGGCGGACGTTCCCGTGGACAACCTGCGTTTCATGAAGCTCAACGGGAAGGTGGACGCGTCCAACGGGAGCGACGTGGAGACGCAGGTGGTGGCCGGTCACCTGGGCGCCCTGTTGCACCCGCGTGAGCCCAAGTCGGTGCTGCTGGTGGGCGCCGGCGCTGCCATCACCGCGGGCAGCGTGCTGGTGCACCCCGTGGAGCACCTGGACATGGTGGAGATTGCTCCCGCCGTCATCGACGCGGCGCGCCTGTTCAAGGCGGACAACCGCAACGCGGTGGATGACCCGCGCACCCACGTGCACGTGGACGACGCCAAGACGTTCATGGCGCTGTCGCCGCGCAAGTACGACCTGGTGGTGAGCGTGCCGTCCAACCCGTGGGTGTCCGGCGTGTCCGGCCTCTTCACGCGGGACTTCTTCCAGACCGTGGACCGGCACCTGGCGGACGACGGCGTGCTGGTGCAGTGGATCCACACCTACGAGAGCAACGAGGACCTCATCAAGCTGGTGGTCCGCACCCTGCGAGACACCTTCCCGCACGCCACCACGTGGCTGGGGCCGCATGACCTGGTGATGGTGGCCAGCCGCAAGCCCCTGGCCTTCGATGCGGCGCGCCTGGCCGAGCGCATGGGGCATCCGGAGGTGCGGAAGGACTTGTCCCGCGTGGGCATCAACGACGTGTTCGCGCTGCTGTCCAAGCAGGTGCACAGCGAGGCCGGCCAGCTCGAGTTCGCCGGTGAGGGCCCCATCAACACGGACGACCACAACCTGCTGGAGTACGCGTCGCCCATCGCCTTCTTCGTGTCGAATCTGGACGTGCGCGTGAAGGACGAGCGGCGCGCGCCCGAAGGGGCGGACCGCCTCTTCCTGCACGACTATGTCCAGCAGCACCCGCCCACCGCGGAGCAGGCCGCCGGGCTGTACCGGAACATCGAGCGCTACCACGCGCCCAATGACCCCATGGTGCGCGGCGCGGCCGCGCAGTGGCGGCGGCTGGCCCCCGACAGCCCGGAGTCCGCCCTGGCCCTGGGCAAGGCGGCGCTGGCCCAGCAGGACTTGACGCTGGCCGCCTCGCTCCTGGAGCCGGAGGTGGCACGGGGAGGACGCGCGCCCGCGCTGGTGACGGCCTACCTCCGGCTGGTGACGGCTCAGACCTGGGCTTCGCGCACCATGTGGACGCCTGTAGGTGCCCTGCACGACACCGTGGCCCTGGGGCGCGAGGTTGCGTCCCGGCACCCGGACGACGAACATCTGGCCCGGGCGCTGCGCTCGCTCTGCGAGGCGCTGCCCCGTTCGAGCTGCGAAGGCACGGCCCAAACGCCCGTTGCCGCCCCCGGGGGCCCCTGA
- a CDS encoding sensor histidine kinase, whose amino-acid sequence MNTHLLQAAMLAWTPSLRVTRAEGDLSSILRRPAGALLEQPLHEVLGVSPKRARELDARAREDRRAVEFISANLGGEDASPLRLSLGLDDGEASATVLDLNAMLDGAPPVQISRLSSSLSHEIRNPLSSVKMAVQTLARNTGLNDRDKRRLTIANREIRTMERMLWLLSEYGRDTTPKLDAHPLRGVVQEATEMVAPELAERRVEVRVDEEPDLPRVRVDPTRLRPVLAQVLLNVAMGQAEGSPMEVALRRGGPHQVMMVLHDPAAALPPEENGSLFEPFGSRLARGAGLSLAALRRVMTGVGGDVAARGSAEPGVVLTLTFAT is encoded by the coding sequence ATGAACACCCATCTCCTGCAAGCCGCGATGCTCGCCTGGACTCCAAGCCTGCGGGTGACACGCGCCGAAGGCGACCTCTCCAGCATCCTGCGACGCCCCGCCGGGGCCCTGTTGGAGCAGCCGCTCCACGAGGTCCTCGGCGTGTCGCCCAAGCGCGCCCGTGAGCTGGACGCCCGCGCCCGCGAGGACCGCCGCGCGGTGGAGTTCATCTCCGCCAACCTCGGCGGCGAGGACGCGTCCCCCCTCCGCCTGTCCCTGGGACTGGACGACGGCGAGGCCAGCGCCACCGTGCTGGACCTCAACGCCATGCTGGACGGCGCCCCCCCGGTGCAGATTTCACGGCTGTCCTCCTCGCTCAGCCACGAGATTCGCAACCCCCTCTCCTCGGTGAAGATGGCGGTGCAGACGCTGGCCCGGAACACCGGCCTCAATGACCGGGACAAGCGGCGGCTCACCATCGCCAACCGGGAGATTCGCACCATGGAGCGCATGCTCTGGCTCCTCTCCGAATACGGCCGCGACACCACCCCGAAGCTGGACGCCCATCCGCTGCGCGGCGTGGTGCAGGAGGCCACGGAGATGGTGGCCCCCGAGCTGGCCGAACGGCGCGTGGAGGTCCGCGTGGACGAGGAACCCGACCTGCCCCGCGTCCGGGTGGACCCGACGCGGCTGCGGCCCGTGCTGGCCCAGGTGCTGCTCAACGTCGCCATGGGCCAGGCGGAGGGCAGCCCGATGGAGGTGGCCCTGCGCCGGGGTGGCCCCCACCAGGTGATGATGGTGCTCCACGACCCCGCCGCCGCCCTGCCCCCCGAGGAGAACGGTTCGCTCTTCGAGCCCTTCGGCTCCCGGCTGGCCCGGGGCGCCGGTCTGTCCCTGGCCGCCCTGCGCCGGGTGATGACGGGCGTGGGGGGAGACGTGGCCGCCCGGGGCAGCGCCGAGCCGGGCGTGGTGCTGACGCTGACGTTCGCCACCTGA
- the mrpC gene encoding Crp/Fnr family transcriptional regulator MrpC has product MHGFNRPLGPIGSNVVAPLQTTSSGMMVTANKLVPGQEAIDFKGYFKVESFPHNSTIYRPGDNTDRVYLLKSGRVRLMRIGKNSTRSVVSILRPGDLFGELFRPEGTPIEEMAIAAGEAEVWSIEGRDFRAQLEARPALAVDVVRAYAERVRALRKRVLGLTFKEVPARLADTLLTLVEAHGERCPHGGETDLRGITQQDLADLVGASRSFVSTLINEMKREGVLGNVGRILCVRDQKALRKIAGKEK; this is encoded by the coding sequence ATGCACGGTTTCAACCGCCCCCTCGGCCCCATCGGTTCCAACGTCGTGGCGCCGCTGCAGACGACCAGCTCCGGGATGATGGTCACCGCCAACAAGCTGGTGCCCGGCCAGGAGGCCATCGACTTCAAGGGCTACTTCAAGGTCGAGTCCTTCCCGCACAACTCGACCATCTACCGCCCCGGTGACAACACCGACCGCGTCTACCTGCTGAAGTCCGGCCGCGTGCGCCTGATGCGCATCGGCAAGAACAGCACCCGCTCCGTGGTGTCCATCCTCCGCCCGGGCGACCTCTTCGGCGAGCTGTTCCGCCCCGAGGGCACGCCGATTGAAGAGATGGCCATCGCCGCCGGTGAGGCCGAGGTCTGGAGCATCGAGGGCCGCGACTTCCGCGCCCAGTTGGAGGCCCGTCCGGCCCTGGCGGTGGACGTGGTCCGCGCCTACGCCGAGCGCGTGCGTGCCCTGCGCAAGCGCGTGCTGGGCCTGACGTTCAAGGAGGTTCCGGCCCGCCTGGCGGACACCCTGCTCACCCTGGTTGAAGCGCACGGCGAGCGCTGCCCGCACGGCGGCGAGACGGACCTGCGCGGCATCACCCAGCAGGACCTCGCGGACCTCGTGGGCGCCTCCCGCTCCTTCGTGTCCACGCTCATCAACGAGATGAAGCGCGAGGGCGTGCTCGGCAACGTCGGCCGTATCCTCTGCGTGCGTGACCAGAAGGCCCTGCGGAAGATCGCCGGCAAGGAGAAGTAG
- a CDS encoding sigma-54-dependent transcriptional regulator: protein METLLIVDDDVSLLETLKMHFEEIEQDGQPRYQVATATSAAAGLRAAQEAMPSVVILDMMLPDRTGLEIIEEMKGLCGDARIILVTAYHDMETTIRAMKAGAFDYIHKPFPDPAALDLVVERALEYRQLSRRADEVHRENAAARLGDIVGTSPLMQQLVKEIGKVTGSHATVLITGESGTGKELIARVIHNYSYDEPRPFIGINCSAIVDTLLESELFGHEKGAFTGATAGKPGKFELAEDGTVFLDEIGDMSLMLQAKLLRVLQEREFERVGGVKRIKLRARVIAATHRALVEEVEAGRFREDLYQRLKVITLQIPPLRERREDIPPLVKHLLERINEKVHKRVTRVPGEVMERLTRLPWRGNVRELENVLTRAVVLAPGDVLRGDDLPALESPLPSPEPGRATSAHHTASAMFAAPAEDDASLIPTLEEAERQLIARAMTVTKGHKGRTCQILGISRPTLERKLQKYGLAQSQSPQVHTFPVKDAL from the coding sequence ATGGAGACCCTTCTCATCGTCGACGACGACGTCTCGCTCCTCGAAACGCTGAAGATGCATTTCGAGGAGATCGAGCAGGACGGCCAGCCCCGCTACCAGGTGGCCACCGCCACCAGCGCCGCGGCAGGACTGCGCGCTGCCCAGGAGGCCATGCCCAGCGTGGTCATCCTCGACATGATGCTCCCGGACCGCACGGGTCTGGAAATCATCGAGGAGATGAAGGGCCTGTGCGGGGACGCGCGCATCATCCTGGTCACCGCGTACCACGACATGGAGACCACCATCCGGGCCATGAAGGCCGGGGCTTTCGACTACATCCACAAGCCCTTCCCGGACCCGGCCGCCCTGGACCTGGTGGTGGAGCGCGCGCTGGAGTACCGCCAGCTGTCGCGCCGCGCGGACGAGGTCCACCGGGAGAACGCCGCCGCCCGCCTGGGCGACATCGTGGGCACCAGCCCGCTGATGCAGCAACTGGTGAAGGAGATTGGAAAAGTCACCGGCAGCCACGCCACCGTGCTGATTACGGGCGAGAGCGGCACCGGCAAGGAGCTCATCGCCCGCGTCATCCACAACTACTCCTACGACGAGCCCCGGCCCTTCATCGGCATCAACTGTTCGGCCATCGTCGACACGCTGCTGGAGAGCGAGCTCTTCGGCCACGAGAAGGGCGCCTTCACCGGCGCCACGGCGGGCAAGCCGGGCAAGTTCGAGCTGGCCGAGGACGGCACGGTGTTCCTGGACGAGATTGGCGACATGTCGCTGATGCTCCAGGCCAAGCTCCTGCGCGTACTGCAGGAGCGCGAGTTCGAGCGCGTGGGCGGCGTCAAACGCATCAAGCTGCGCGCCCGCGTCATCGCCGCCACCCACCGCGCGCTGGTGGAGGAGGTGGAGGCCGGCCGCTTCCGCGAGGACCTCTACCAACGCCTCAAGGTCATCACCCTCCAGATTCCCCCGCTGCGCGAGCGGCGCGAGGACATCCCCCCGCTGGTGAAGCACCTGCTCGAGCGCATCAACGAGAAGGTCCACAAGCGCGTCACCCGCGTGCCCGGCGAGGTCATGGAGCGCCTCACCCGCCTGCCCTGGCGCGGCAACGTGCGCGAACTGGAGAACGTGCTCACCCGCGCCGTGGTGCTGGCCCCCGGTGACGTCCTGCGCGGGGACGATTTGCCCGCCCTGGAGTCTCCCCTCCCCTCGCCGGAGCCGGGCCGGGCCACCTCCGCCCACCACACCGCCAGCGCCATGTTCGCCGCGCCGGCCGAGGACGACGCCAGCCTGATTCCCACTTTGGAAGAGGCCGAGCGCCAGCTCATCGCCCGTGCGATGACCGTCACGAAGGGGCACAAGGGTCGCACCTGCCAGATCCTTGGAATCAGCCGCCCCACCCTGGAGCGCAAGCTCCAGAAGTACGGTCTTGCACAGAGCCAGAGCCCTCAAGTGCACACCTTCCCTGTGAAGGATGCGTTGTGA
- a CDS encoding class I SAM-dependent rRNA methyltransferase — protein sequence MGTLASSLVETLRASRGRRGPLLGDARTTAWRVVNAEADGVPDVTADVFGDVYVISLYRDFTPDEEETLLDAAVAAWAPRSLYLKRRPREARVLANVAKESLAPEAPARGEAVESFTALENGLTFLIRPAQGLSVGLYLDMRDTRAWLLSQARGLTVLNLFSYTCAFGVVAMAGGAKRALNLDASRRVLEWGEENARLNGQTVDRYDYVAGDVFDWLKRLAKKGESFDIVISDPPSFSTTRSGRFSAARDYARLAEAAARVVSPGGQLVACCNHAGLAARRFEAMVLEGVSQAGRQGKSLGSLAPSALDFPPPPGQEPALKVHRVQVR from the coding sequence ATGGGCACACTGGCTTCTTCTCTCGTGGAGACGCTGCGCGCCTCGCGCGGCCGGCGCGGGCCGCTGCTGGGAGACGCGCGGACCACGGCCTGGCGCGTGGTAAACGCCGAAGCGGACGGTGTGCCGGATGTGACGGCGGATGTGTTTGGTGACGTGTACGTCATCAGCCTCTACCGGGACTTCACGCCGGACGAGGAGGAGACGCTGCTCGACGCGGCCGTGGCCGCCTGGGCGCCTCGAAGCCTCTACCTCAAGCGCCGGCCCCGGGAGGCGCGTGTCCTGGCCAACGTGGCGAAGGAGTCGCTCGCACCCGAGGCGCCCGCCCGGGGCGAAGCGGTGGAGTCCTTCACCGCGCTCGAAAACGGCCTGACGTTCCTCATCCGTCCGGCGCAGGGGCTGTCGGTGGGGCTGTACCTGGACATGCGGGACACGCGGGCGTGGCTGCTGTCGCAGGCGCGGGGCCTCACCGTGCTCAACCTCTTCTCGTACACCTGTGCCTTTGGCGTCGTGGCCATGGCGGGCGGCGCGAAGCGGGCGCTCAACCTGGATGCGAGCCGGCGCGTGCTGGAGTGGGGCGAGGAGAACGCGCGCCTCAATGGCCAGACGGTGGACCGATATGACTACGTGGCCGGTGACGTGTTCGATTGGCTGAAGCGCCTGGCGAAGAAGGGCGAGTCCTTCGACATCGTCATCTCGGACCCGCCGTCGTTCTCGACGACGCGCAGTGGCCGGTTCTCCGCGGCGCGCGACTATGCCCGGCTGGCCGAGGCCGCCGCGCGCGTCGTCAGTCCGGGAGGCCAACTGGTGGCGTGCTGCAACCACGCGGGACTGGCTGCCCGCCGCTTCGAGGCCATGGTGCTCGAAGGGGTGTCCCAGGCGGGACGCCAGGGGAAGTCGTTGGGCTCGCTGGCGCCGTCCGCGTTGGATTTCCCACCGCCGCCCGGACAGGAGCCCGCGCTGAAGGTGCACCGGGTGCAGGTCCGTTAG